One region of Mugil cephalus isolate CIBA_MC_2020 chromosome 17, CIBA_Mcephalus_1.1, whole genome shotgun sequence genomic DNA includes:
- the rbm25a gene encoding RNA-binding protein 25 yields the protein MSYPPPLNRQQIGIPQLPPRIPPPQYAGFAPGVPPGTPMIPVHMGVVTPTPTVLVPTTVTVVQKPMIPKKDPGSIRGKDADDSSGPTTTVFVGNISEKASDMLVRQLLAKCGIVLSWKRVQGASGKLQAFGFCEYKEPESTLRALRLLHDLLLGDKKLLVKVDAKTKAQLDEWKAKKRSANGGGSGESKNGDEDEEEVLDEETLRRDQAVKGAVDVLIREYASELNAPSHDPDSQPRKKRKEKKEEDINAMEMEDDKRDLISREISKFRDTHKKLEEEKGKKEKERQELEKERRERDKERERERERRDREKEKERERERDKERERDRDRDRERERDRERERTKERERERERDRSRDASEARSRSRERTREDKKRDREEDEEDVYERRRLERRLRDKEAAYQERLKNWEIRERKKSRDYSKETEREDERRREMMKEAKRLKEFLEDYDDDRDDPKYYRGSALQKRLRDREKEIELDERDRKREKEELEEIRQRLLAEGHPDPDAELQRMEEEAERRRQPPLKLEPEEDVNQEKAHRDRDRDRDRDRDREREREREREREREKRGSGRPVEPAPRGPPPHSDDDVEEGEEEEFHDAEDSQEAKPQLKPIMRPITTAPSVSSASGNATPNTPISESPCGIIIPGENTPEVQPPEEHRPKIGLSLKLGATNSPSQHNVAKRKKLASVESVFNKFDDEEADEQPRKRKLVPLDYGDDDKSLGLDGAEISAKGNINTEEKRKHIKSLIEKIPTARPELFSYPLDWTMVDSTLMDRRIRPWINKKIIEYIGEEEPTLVDFVCSKVMAHSTPQGILDDVAMVLDEEAEVFIVKMWRLLIYETEAKKIGLVK from the exons ATGTCTTACCCGCCTCCTCTCAACCGCCAGCAGATTGGGATCCCGCAGTTACCCCCCAGAATCCCCCCTCCACAATATGCAGGCTTCGCCCCGGGAGTCCCGCCAG GCACTCCCATGATTCCTGTTCACATGGGTGTAGTGACCCCCACGCCCACA GTTCTGGTCCCAACCACAGTCACTGTCGTGCAGAAGCCAATGATTCCAAAGAAGGACCCTGGAAGCATCAGAGGGAAGGATGCGGACGACAGCAGCGGCCCCACCACCACGGTGTTTGTAGGCAACATCTCTGAAAAGGCATCTGACATGTTGGTCAGGCAGCTTTTAGCG AAATGTGGTATTGTTCTAAGCTGGAAGAGGGTCCAAGGAGCCTCTGGGAAACTTCAAG CTTTTGGCTTCTGTGAGTATAAGGAGCCTGAGTCCACACTACGAGCCCTCAGACTTCTGCACGACCTGCTCTTAGGTGATAAGAAGTTGCTGGTCAAGGTAGACGCCAAGACCAAGGCCCAGTTAGACGAGTGGAAGGCCAAGAAAAGGAGTGCCAACGGG GGAGGCAGCGGCGAATCCAAAAATGGGGacgaagatgaagaggaagttCTTGACGAGGAGACCCTGCGTCGGGACCAGGCTGTGAAGGGGGCAGTGGACGTCCTCATCCGAGAGTACGCGAGTGAGCTCAACGCTCCCTCGCACGACCCCGACAGTCAACCTCgcaagaagaggaaagagaagaaagaggag GACATCAAtgccatggagatggaggaTGACAAGAGAGACTTGATTTCCAGAGAGATCAGTAAATTCCGCGACACTCACAAG aaactggaggaggaaaaaggaaagaaagagaaggaacgccaggagctggagaaagaaaggagagagagggacaaagaGCGGGAGCGCGAGAGGGAGCGACGCGACCgtgagaaagagaaggagcgggagagggagcgggacAAGGAGCGGGAGAGGGACCGGGACCGCGACCGCGAACGGGAGAGGGACCGGGAGCGCGAGAGGACGAAGGAGcgcgagagggagagggagagggacagGAGTCGAGACGCCAGCGAAGCCCGGAGCCGCTCGAG AGAGAGGACTAGAGAAGATAAAAAACGCGAccgtgaagaagatgaagaggacgTCTATGAACGGAGGCGACTCGAACGAAGGCTTCGAGACAAGGAGGCCGCCTACCAAGAA CGCCTGAAAAACTGGGAGATCCGTGAGAGGAAGAAGTCTCGTGACTACAGcaaagaaacagagagggaggatgagaggCGTCGGGAAATG atgaAAGAAGCCAAGCGACTGAAGGAATTCCTTGAAGATTACGATGACGACAGAGACGACCCGAAATACTACAG GGGCAGCGCTTTGCAGAAACGACTTCGTGACCGAGAAAAGGAGATAGAGTTGGATGAGCGAGACcggaagagggagaaagaggagctggaggagatcaGACAGAGGCTCCTCGCTGAGGGTCACCCTGATCCTGATGCCGAGCTGCAGAGG atggaggaggaggccgagcGCAGACGACAGCCTCCTCTGAAGCTGGAGCCTGAGGAAGATGTGAACCAGGAGAAAGCTCACAGGGATCGAGACAGGGACCGGGATCGAGACAGGGATCGGGAACGGGAAAGAGAACGGGAGCGCGAGCGTGAACGTGAGAAGAGAGGGTCGGGACGGCCCGTGGAACCGGCGCCCCGAGGCCCACCGCCGCATTCAGACGACGACgtggaggaaggggaggaggaagaattcCACGACGCCGAGGACTCGCAAGAGGCCAAGCCCCAACTCAAACCCATCATGCGACCAATCACCACCGCTCCCTCTGTGTCTTCTGCCAGCGGGAACGCGACTCCAAACACACCCATCAGCGAATCTCCCTGCGGCATCATCATTCCAGGAGAAAACACCCCCGAGGTGCAGCCTCCAGAGGAACACCGGCCCAAGATCGGCCTCAGTCTCAAACTGG GCGCCACCAACAGCCCCAGTCAGCACAACGTTGCGAAGCGGAAGAAGCTGGCGAGCGTGGAAAGCGTCTTCAACAAGTTTGACGACGAGGAGGCGGACGAGCAGCCTCGCAAACGGAAACTGGTTCCGCTGGATTACGGCGACGATGACAAGAGCCTGGGGCTGGACGGGGCAGAGATTTCAGCCAAGGGCAACATCAACACGGAGGAGAAACGCAAGCACATAAAGAGCCTCATAGAAAAGATCCCCACCGCCAGGCCGGAGCTCTTCTCTTACCCTCTGGACTGGACTATGGTTGACTCG ACTCTGATGGATCGCCGCATCAGACCGTGGATTAATAAGAAGATTATTGAATACATTGGCGAGGAGGAACCCACTCTGGTTGATTTCGTCTGTTCTAAG GTGATGGCACACAGCACCCCTCAGGGTATTCTTGATGACGTTGCTATG gtgctCGATGAAGAAGCAGAAGTCTTCATAGTGAAAATGTGGAGGTTATTGATATATGAAACAGAAGCCAAGAAGATAGGACTGGTGAAATAA
- the slc39a9 gene encoding zinc transporter ZIP9 yields the protein MDDFSSISLLSLAMLVGCYVAGTIPLAVNFSEEKLKLITVLGAGLLCGTALAVIIPEGVHALYEEILEGGHHSHSQAGVVEASEAKADAEAALGAAGGKHEHGHEQLHACIGVSLVLGFVFMLLVDQIGSSHVHNTEDPESARVASSKITTTLGLVVHAAADGVALGAAASTSQTSVQLIVFVAIMLHKAPAAFGLVSFLMHAGLERNRIRKHLLVFALAAPVLAMLTFLGLSQSSKEALSDINATGVAMLFSAGTFLYVATVHVLPEVGGGGHSHAPAGGNGGKGLSKVEVGALVLGCLIPLVLSVGHHH from the exons ATGGACGATTTCAGCTCGATCAGCCTGCTGTCTCTTGCGATGTTGGTGGGATGTTATGTGGCCGGGACGATACCTTTAGCAGTCAACTTTTCAGAG gagaagctgaagctgaTCACCGTGTTGGGAGCAGGGCTGCTCTGTGGAACTGCACTAGCTGTGATCATTCCTGAAGGAGTCCACGCACTTTACGAGGAAATACTTGAAG gcgGACACCACAGCCACAGCCAGGCTGGAGTCGTGGAAGCGTCTGAGGCCAAGGCTGACGCAGAAGCAGCTCTGGGCGCCGCCGGAGGGAAACACGAGCACGGTCACGAGCAGCTCCACGCCTGCATCGGGGTGTCTCTGGTCCTGGGCTTCGTCTTCATGCTGCTGGTCGACCAGATAGGCAGTTCTCATGTCCACAACACCGAAG ATCCAGAGTCGGCCAGAGTCGCCTCCTCCAAGATCACCACCACCCTGGGTCTCGTGGTCCACGCTGCAG CTGATGGAGTGGCGCTGGGAGCTGCTGCCTCGACTTCTCAGACCAGCGTTCAGCTCATCGTCTTTGTAGCGATCATGCTGCATAAG GCCCCGGCAGCGTTCGGCCTGGTGTCCTTCCTGATGCACGCCGGCCTCGAGAGAAACCGCATCCGCAAACACCTCCTGGTCTTCGCCCTGGCGGCTCCCGTCCTCGCCATGCTCACGTTCTTAGGCCTCAGTCAG AGCAGCAAAGAGGCCCTGTCAGACATCAACGCCACCGGCGTCGCCATGCTCTTCTCCGCCGGCACCTTCCTCTACGTGGCCACCGTCCACGTCCTCCCCGAGGTGGGAGGCGGAGGCCACAGCCACGCGCCCGCGGGGGGGAACGGAGGGAAGGGACTGAGCAAGGTGGAGGTGGGAGCCCTGGTGCTGGGCTGCCTCATCCCTCTGGTGCTGTCCGTCGGCCACCACCACTAG
- the plekhd1 gene encoding pleckstrin homology domain-containing family D member 1: MFTSSSRHSLFSPWSSMEQSDSEVLDISTKVQLHGVLWKRPFGRPSAKWSRRFFIIKDSFLLYYAESEKRSFETNRYFNIHPKGVIPLGGCVVSANEDLGMPFAIVINLEDFTGTIVLAAESGEDQVQWMEMLQESGKVTWKNAQLGEAMIESLEAQGLQLAKEKQEYLDKLMEETEELSHQRAQREELERLNQILEEEKMKYEEVVLELKAEQEQIKLDLDGTSQSLKGVEREKEELSCLTVALQKSIEELSQEKQRTLELLGVKEEVKEDSPELSCEAAEDEGELGDGDLLRDLRHIEEQMKLLLKEKEQADEMLRENATRAQVLQQEREYYSSQASTLQQSLSQLSVDKQQTEAELKAEMESRVELEKKLKQAEEALQDLEKGLNSLDRSKERDEKMKGDVTHLRKFFEECICAAEIEAKLPSIMKNAVYLHKAAARRIKSCRIQRRASRRHWLQHSKSFAVANSGDGDSFQELREKARRLTSDSSFRESVYKIITRKDAANKPED, from the exons ATGTTCACGTCTTCATCCAGACACTCTCTGTTCTCGCCCTGGTCGTCCATGGAGCAGTCGGACTCTGAAGTGTTGGACATCAGCACCAAGGTGCAGCTGCACGGCGTCCTGTGGAAGAGGCCCTTCGGGCGGCCGTCGGCCAAGTGGTCCCGCAG ATTCTTCATCATCAAAGACAGCTTCTTGCTCTACTATGCAGAGAGCGAGAAGAGAAGCTTTGAGACCAACAGGTACTTCAACATCCACCCGAAG GGCGTCATTCCTCTGGGAGGATGTGTGGTGTCAGCCAATGAGGACTTGGGGATGCCCTTCGCCATCGTGATCAACCTTGAGGATTTCACT ggTACCATCGTCCTGGCTGCTGAGTCTGGGGAGGACCAGGTCCAGTGGATGGAGATGCTCCAGGAGTCAGGGAAAGT CACGTGGAAAAACGCGCAGCTCGGGGAGGCCATGATCGAGAGTCTGGAGGCTCAGGGGCTGCAGCTGGCCAAGGAGAAGCAGGAATACCTGG ATAAACTGatggaagagacagaggagctcagTCACCAGCGGGCGCAGAGAGAG GAGCTGGAGCGTCTCAACCagatcctggaggaggagaaaatgaagtaTGAGGAGGTGGTGCTGGAGCTGAAGGCGGAGCAGGAGCAGATCAAACT CGACCTGGACGGCACGTCTCAGTCCCTGAAAGGCGTTGAGCGTGagaaggaggagctgagctgctTGACGGTTGCGCTGCAGAAGTCTATTGAG GAGCTGTCTCAGGAGAAGCAGCGGACCCTGGAGCTGCTgggggtgaaggaggaggtgaaggaggacaGTCCGGAGCTGAGCTGCGAGGCCGCGGAGGACGAGGGGGAGCTCGGAGACGGGGACCTGCTGCGGGACCTGCGACACATCGAGGAGcaaatgaagctgctgctgaaagAGAAGGAGCAGGCTGACGAGAT gcTCAGAGAGAACGCGACGCGTGCTCAGGTCCTGCAGCAGGAGAGGGAGTACTACTCGTCTCAGGCCAGCACCCTGCAGCAGTCGCTGTCTCAGCTCAGCGTCGACAAGCAGCAGACGGAGGCCGAGCTCAAG GCGGAGATGGAGTCTCGGGTGGAGTTGGAGAAGAAGCTGAAGCAGGCCGAGGAGGCTCTGCAGGACCTGGAGAAAGGCCTGAACTCACTGGACCGAAGCAAAGAGAGAGACGAGAAGATGAAGGGGGACGTCACTCATCTGAGGA AGTTCTTTGAGGAGTGTATCTGCGCTGCAGAGATCGAGGCCAAGCTCCCGTCCATCATGAAGAACGCCGTGTACCTTCACAAAGCTGCTGCACGCAGAATCAAGAGCTGCCGGATCCAGAGGAGGGCCTCCAGACGCCACTGGT TGCAACACTCAAAGTCGTTCGCCGTGGCCAACAGCGGCGACGGCGACAGCTTTCAGGAGCTGAGGGAGAAGGCCCGGAGGCTGACCTCCGACAGCAGCTTCAGAGAGAGCGTGTACAAGATCATCACCCGCAAGGACGCCGCAAACAAACCCGAGGACTGA